From the genome of Deltaproteobacteria bacterium:
CTTACCAGGCAAGAAAAGGCAATTGCGCTCAATGCAGGTGCAGCTCTTTTTATGACCGCCTGGGGCGTCATCTTCTGGGACTACTTTCAGACCAAGCCAAAATTTGGCTCGGAGGATTGGTTTGGCCAGAACACCAGCAACGGAGGCGCAGACAAGCTAGGACATTTCTACAGTGCCTATGTTCTTTCGCATTCCTTCTCATATGTCTATGAAAAATTGGGATATCCATATGATGAGGCCGCGTTGTACGGTTCGCTCTCCTCTTTCGGATTGTTGGGACTCGTGGAATTAGGGGATGCCTTCAGCAGCACCTATGGTCTTTCCTATGAAGACTTTATTATGAACACTCTGGGGAATTGCGTCGGCTTTCTCACAAAAAGATATCCTGAAGTTTCCCGAAAAATTGATCTGCGGCTGGAGTATCGCCCCAATACGCAGGAATCAGACATCTTTACAGACTATGATCACATGAAATTTCTCCTGGCAGTAAAACTGGATGGCTTCGATTTTATAAAAAATAATTACCTGAAGTACCTGGAGCTGCACTTTGGCTATTACGTGGATGGCTACTCAAAAGCTCCAAAATACAGGAGCCGCAATATCTATGTGGCCCTGGGCCTGAATCTATCAAAAATTGCCTCGCAGTTTTCTTTCAAGAAGCTGTCAACTTTCTTCCGCTACTATCAAACCCCCTATACCTATGTGAGCACTAGTAAAAGACTGAAACGCTGACACCGGTGTCAGCAGATCCATTTAAAACTGCTTTCAGCCAGGTTTTCCCGCTTACGGCAGACTGATGTCATGGAGACTCCGATCGTAGAGCTTGCCTATGCCATATTCAGATCTTCGCAGGAACCGTTCTTTGCTCGGCCCGATGATCTGCATTTCCGGATGTGTTTTCTGGACATCAAGAGCGATGTTCATCTCTTTGGTACAGCCGGTGCTGTAGGTCGCATCCTTGCCAAGCCACTCTGGAGGCACTGCCTGATCCAGAATCCGGAAACTTGTTTCGATATCTTCCACTGTCTGGAATCGCCATATGTCAATCAAACCACTTCTCTGGACTCTCTCCCACATGTACATCAGGTCGTCGGCGTCCATGCCCGGTACAAAGTGCTCGGCCGGGTTGATGATAAAACTTTTGCGATAGCTCTGCCGCAGATGATCAACAAATACTTTGAGTATCCTTATAGCAGTTTCCATCTGCCCGGGAATGCTACCAACAATGGCGCTGTAGAATATGACCTTCTCACCGCGTCTCCTGGCAGCCTTCATCTGCCTGATGATTTCATCAGCCTTGTCATTGAGATCCTGTTCGCTGAAGGTAACCGCCTCGGGGTGTCTTGGTTTGAAGTCCACTATCACTCTGCTGCCATCCTCTGAAAGCCTCACATTGAATATATCTCTGGTAAACTGATAGGGTGTGGCAAGCAGTCGGCGCCACTTTTTTTCTCCTTTGGCTATTACCAGATCAGCTTCCTTGAACATGCGGGCAAAGGTGGTGGAGGTGAGCATAAGATTGAGCCGCTCCCGGGTACCGTCAGATATGATGAACAATTGTCTATCTGTCTTGAGATTTTCAAGCAGTTTCTTTTTGGAGATAACCGGATCCTTGATAAAGAGTGCGTCTCTCAGTTCCTCTGTAAGCACAGGATCATTTTCCACGTCATGGCGGCTGATCTTATTCAGGTAGAAACCATCTTTGACCACCAGGATGACCTTGTGCCCCCAGCCGAGGAGAAAGCGAATGATCTTCAGGTCCACAACGATTTCTCCTGCTTCGTTGCTGAGCCAGAGAATCTTCAAAGGAGGCCTGCTGCAGCTCCCCGGCGCCTCCTGCGGTCGTTGCAGCTGCTGTTGCAGCGGTTCAACACCATCGCCAGTGAGAGGCCTGTTGAGAATGGTTCGGTAGCTGACATGAGACTCTTCCTTTTCCTCCGCCCTGTCCTCCCACAGTTCTTTAGCCACGCAGAGCTTGAGCAAACGCAACAACTGCAGCCTGGCAGCAGCTCCCTTCAGGTCCTCAAGGCTTTCAAAGCTGAGAATGGTCTGCTCGTCAATCCAGTTGAAGGCACGCCAGAAGCCGGGATCTGCCAGCAATTCCGCCACACGCCGGTTCTTCTCCACCTTCTTGTGGTAGTACGGGGCGTCAATCTTGCTCTTATCAATGAAGATCTTGCACAACCTCTTCTTCAATCTGGAAGGCAACAGGATGCCATCGTGGGTGTCGTGATTGAATTTCAGGCGGAGCAGTTCAAGAAGAAACTGCCTCTTTTCATCATCTGGGATGTGATCTTTTACCAGTTTTTCCACAATGGACCATACCTCCTGGTAGCGACGGAGCAAGTATGGTGTTTTCTCTTTGCTGGCAACGGCTTCGAACAGCTCGAGAGAACAGGGGACATAGATGCCATTTTCCTCCAGATGAACCATAAACCTGATCTGTTCAGGCGAGGCAACATCTTCCGGCGTAGTTTCAAAGTCGAGGTGATTTTCAGTAAAAAAGTGAGTGAGCCAGGCATGGGCCACCGGATCATTGCTGACAATTGGGATTGGTTCACTCATTGTTGATACCCCCCATCTGTTTTGCCGCACATTCCATGACTAACTTCTTCTGCATCCCCAGGGGGAACGAACCCCATATGAGCAAGTCATCATCCCCATGGCAACGCTTATTCCCTTCCATGGTAAACTCTCGATGGCTGCCCCCATTCGCTATCACAGGGCACGAAGCGAAGCTTTACTATACACGATTTTAACGATATCCACACCACTGTTCCTTGACAGCGCGTCTTTAGCTCAACTCATCCGCCATCAATGATCTGTCACTTTTCCGCCGACCGCCAGCGCCAGTGACACATAAAGAAGAAGATCCAGGAGTGTAAGTAGATCAGGCAAAATAAGGTCTGCTCTTTTGAGGTTTCAGAAAGGCGCCTTTTTACCCTGACTTTGTGAATTAGATAATTATCTTGAACCCTTGTCCCCTTTCTGCTAAACAGGGTAAAATATTTAACTAAAGCAAATTATATCCAGAAATCATGGCTGGCCTGGGTAGATGAGGAGGTTGGCATGGCAAGGAAGGCCCTCATCGTGGTGGATATGCTCAACGATTTCGTAGATCCCAAGGGCGCTTTATACTGCGGTGAGCCAGCACGCCGCATCATCCCTTTCATCGCCAAGCTGATTGACTCTCACCGTTCACGGGGGGACGTGGTAATATACTTGCAAGACACGCACTCGGAAGATGACAAGGAATTTGAAATCTTCCCTCCCCACTCAATCGACGGTAGTTGGGGCCATGAAATCATCCCGGAACTAGCTCCTCGACCGGGAGATATCGTGGTGCAGAAGCGGAGATATAGTGGTTTCTTTCAAACACCACTGGAAGATATCCTCGAGGACCACCATATCACTGAAGTAGTG
Proteins encoded in this window:
- a CDS encoding DUF2279 domain-containing protein, with the translated sequence MRPAILFFIIAFLLHVPAACAFDLDVGKDLTRQEKAIALNAGAALFMTAWGVIFWDYFQTKPKFGSEDWFGQNTSNGGADKLGHFYSAYVLSHSFSYVYEKLGYPYDEAALYGSLSSFGLLGLVELGDAFSSTYGLSYEDFIMNTLGNCVGFLTKRYPEVSRKIDLRLEYRPNTQESDIFTDYDHMKFLLAVKLDGFDFIKNNYLKYLELHFGYYVDGYSKAPKYRSRNIYVALGLNLSKIASQFSFKKLSTFFRYYQTPYTYVSTSKRLKR
- a CDS encoding DUF89 family protein — encoded protein: MSEPIPIVSNDPVAHAWLTHFFTENHLDFETTPEDVASPEQIRFMVHLEENGIYVPCSLELFEAVASKEKTPYLLRRYQEVWSIVEKLVKDHIPDDEKRQFLLELLRLKFNHDTHDGILLPSRLKKRLCKIFIDKSKIDAPYYHKKVEKNRRVAELLADPGFWRAFNWIDEQTILSFESLEDLKGAAARLQLLRLLKLCVAKELWEDRAEEKEESHVSYRTILNRPLTGDGVEPLQQQLQRPQEAPGSCSRPPLKILWLSNEAGEIVVDLKIIRFLLGWGHKVILVVKDGFYLNKISRHDVENDPVLTEELRDALFIKDPVISKKKLLENLKTDRQLFIISDGTRERLNLMLTSTTFARMFKEADLVIAKGEKKWRRLLATPYQFTRDIFNVRLSEDGSRVIVDFKPRHPEAVTFSEQDLNDKADEIIRQMKAARRRGEKVIFYSAIVGSIPGQMETAIRILKVFVDHLRQSYRKSFIINPAEHFVPGMDADDLMYMWERVQRSGLIDIWRFQTVEDIETSFRILDQAVPPEWLGKDATYSTGCTKEMNIALDVQKTHPEMQIIGPSKERFLRRSEYGIGKLYDRSLHDISLP
- a CDS encoding cysteine hydrolase; this translates as MARKALIVVDMLNDFVDPKGALYCGEPARRIIPFIAKLIDSHRSRGDVVIYLQDTHSEDDKEFEIFPPHSIDGSWGHEIIPELAPRPGDIVVQKRRYSGFFQTPLEDILEDHHITEVVVTGVCTSICVMDTVGGLRNRDYPVKVFRDGVADFDERMHQFSLERMAKIYKAEVL